The Clostridiaceae bacterium sequence GGAAACAATGCATTAGAGTATATAGGGTTTAATCTGGAAAATGCTATAAAATGTGTTGATGCATATAGTATTTCTACCAATGTGAGAACTATCATTATTGACAGCCAAGGAGAAACCATTTATGAATCCTGCGGGAATAAAAAGCTGTGTAAAGTCTGCAAAAGCATATCAACTGCAGGAGAAAGTTCTCAAAGCTGCTCAAAGGCCCATTTGTACGGCAGCTATCAGGCTGAAAGATTTGGTGGAAAGTATGTGTTTTTTTGTCCTATGGGATTTACTCACTGGGCATCCCCCATTACCCTTGACGGCATGATGAAAGGAGCCGTACTTGGCGGTCCTGTTAATATGATTGAACCAGAAGATTTTCTTATTGATGATTTAATCATAAGAAACAATGTAAGCGAGCAACAGTTGGCCAGTATAAAAGAAAATATTCATGAGATACCTGTAATTAATCCAGAAAGGGTAAATCATTTGTCTGAGCTTCTTTTTATAGTTGCTGCGCATATATCAGATATACAACCTTCAAGATATCTCGAAGAAAGAGAGTTTAATGAGCATCATTCCGGTATTTCAGAATATATCCACTATATTAAAACCATGGGTGGAGATGACAAGAATATTCCAAGTTACCCCCTGGATAAAGAAAAGGAACTTCTTTATTTAATTTCTATAGGAGATAAAGCTGGTTCTCAAAAGATTCTTAATGAAATTTTCGGTCATATTTTCTTTTCTACAGGAGGAAATTTTAACGTAATTAAAGCCAGGGTTCTTGAATTAATTGTTCTTCTTTCACGGGCAGCTCTTGAGGGTGGTGCTGATGTAGAGCAGATATTTGGATTAAATTATAAATTTCTAAATCAGATACATGGGTTTACAAGCATTGAAGAAC is a genomic window containing:
- a CDS encoding AraC family transcriptional regulator, with translation MNFSFGNNALEYIGFNLENAIKCVDAYSISTNVRTIIIDSQGETIYESCGNKKLCKVCKSISTAGESSQSCSKAHLYGSYQAERFGGKYVFFCPMGFTHWASPITLDGMMKGAVLGGPVNMIEPEDFLIDDLIIRNNVSEQQLASIKENIHEIPVINPERVNHLSELLFIVAAHISDIQPSRYLEEREFNEHHSGISEYIHYIKTMGGDDKNIPSYPLDKEKELLYLISIGDKAGSQKILNEIFGHIFFSTGGNFNVIKARVLELIVLLSRAALEGGADVEQIFGLNYKFLNQIHGFTSIEELSFWLSKIMARFTDCVFNLAGVKHVDVIYRAINYIKHNYMKKITLEEVASHVYLSPSYFSKIFKEEMKYSFNAYLNYVRIEMSKKLLLDDSIDLIEVSNMVGYEDQSYFSKVFKKITGISPGKYRESRGQHRPGGSQ